ACCGCAAAACCTATTTGAAAGCCGTACGGCATTTACAGAAAGCGGGGTATGGCCAAGGGGATATCATTACATATATTATGATGGGACTTCCGGATCAAACGCCCAAAGAAGTTGAAGAAACAGCACAAGTTGCCCTGGATGCCGGAAGCCGTGTGAGTCTTTCCGCCTTTTCCCCGGTGCCCGGCACGCAACTTTGGGCAAAATCGGGTCTTTGTGATACAGATGACCCTCTTTTACAAAACAATACTGTATATTGGTATTATATGGAAAATACTCAGGACTGGGAATCTCTCAGACTCCGGGTTAAAGAACAAAACGCCCGACTGAAGGAATAAAATGATGAAACACTTATCCAAACCGCCGTCTGCTCTGCTCTTTACGGCGATTACCTACCCACCGGAGCAAAAATATATCCAATCGTGGAAGCTTATCCTTGATAAACTGATTAAATCGGATTGGAATCTGGTGGGCCCTTTGCCATTCAGTAACATTACCAGCTATTACGAGGAAGAAATGGGTAAAGACCTGGATAAAATATATGCCGTTTGCCTGAAACCCGTTTCTCTGGAAAATGCCGCCGGATTTAAACTAAAATCCAATCTGATAGAAGATGATTACCGGGTTGACGGCAAGCGGACATTCAATATTGATCCCGGTTTTCTCACACATTTCAACTTCAGCCTGCTCACGACCAAAGGGTATGCCCACAGGCTCTATCTGGGACAAGGCATCTGGTCCGAACTCACCCTCATCTATCAGGACAAACACTATCATCCTTTGCCATGGACCTATCCGGACTTTAAAAATCCCCGTATTATTGAATTTTTAGAACAAGAGAGAAAAAGATTTAAACGTTTAAACGTTTAGGGTTGAGAGATTCAATGTCAGGGTATATGTTGTACCCGTTTTTTCCGAAATAATCTTTATGCCGGCATTTAACTGATCAGATAAGGCATGAATTAATCGCATACCCAAGGCGTGATCTTTTTCAACCGGAGCAGAAGGATCAATTCCTATACCGTTATCCTTTATTTGAAGAAGTGTTATTTTTTCATCCTTTTGTTTCAGCTTAAGGGAAATCTCTCCCTCCATCTTATTCGGAAAAGCATATTTAAGGATATTTGTGATGATTTCATTTATCAAAATTCCACAAGGGACTGCCATATCCAACGGTAAAATAATAGTATCTAAATCAAGGAGTATTTTCACCCTGTTTCGCGATTCAAGGGAAACCCCCAAATACTTAATTAATTTTAATATAAATAATTTGAAATTGACTTCTGATAAAAGATCTTCCTGATC
Above is a genomic segment from Candidatus Neomarinimicrobiota bacterium containing:
- a CDS encoding DUF4416 family protein, with amino-acid sequence MKHLSKPPSALLFTAITYPPEQKYIQSWKLILDKLIKSDWNLVGPLPFSNITSYYEEEMGKDLDKIYAVCLKPVSLENAAGFKLKSNLIEDDYRVDGKRTFNIDPGFLTHFNFSLLTTKGYAHRLYLGQGIWSELTLIYQDKHYHPLPWTYPDFKNPRIIEFLEQERKRFKRLNV
- a CDS encoding sensor histidine kinase, which produces MKLSPDIEVYIKFQTYKGWFYIVITAMLVYALSKVYANHKDKALTLSREKERIVSNNLKEREILIKEIQHRVKNNLQIIISLIRLKRRYLSDAHDSEILKEIIDKIHAIALVHEILDQEDLLSEVNFKLFILKLIKYLGVSLESRNRVKILLDLDTIILPLDMAVPCGILINEIITNILKYAFPNKMEGEISLKLKQKDEKITLLQIKDNGIGIDPSAPVEKDHALGMRLIHALSDQLNAGIKIISEKTGTTYTLTLNLSTLNV